From the genome of Candidatus Deferrimicrobium borealis:
GCGGCGGGGGAGACCGGCGTGGCGGTGAACATCAAGAAGGGGCAGTTCATGGCGCCGTGGGACATGCGAAATGCCGTCGAGAAGGTTGTCTCCACGGGGAACGAAAACGTCCTGGTGACGGAGCGGGGGACCACCTTCGGGTACAACAACCTGGTGGTCGACTTCCGGGGTCTCCCGGAGATCCGCGAGTCGGTCTGCCCCGTGGTCTTCGACGCCACCCACAGCGTGCAGCTTCCGGGCGGAGCTGGCAACGTCTCCTCCGGCGAGCGGAAGTACGTGGCTCCCCTGGCGCGAGCCGCCGTGGCGGCGGGCGTGGACGGTCTCTTCCTCGAGATCCACCCCGATCCGGACCGCGCGCTGTCCGACGGGCCGAACAGCCTGCACCTTGCCGACGTGGAGCCGCTCCTGCGGACGCTCCTTGCGATCCGCGCTGCGGCGGGGGAGGAGGCGGCCGATGAGAAATGACCGCATCGAGCGCGCCGGGAGGGTCCTCGCCGTGGAGGCCGCTGCGATCGAGGGGCTTCGGGGAAAGCTCGACGAGCGATTCGGCAAGGCGGTGGACCTGCTGATGGCAGCCCGGGGAAAGGTCATCGTTTCCGGGATGGGAAAGTCGGGGCTGATCGCCCGGAAGATCGCGGCGACCCTCGCCTCCACCGGGACCCCGGCGTTCTTCCTCCACCCCGCGGAAGGTATCCACGGCGACATCGGGATGGTGCTGCGCGGGGACGTGGTGATCGCCCTTTCCAACTCCGGGGAGACCGAGGAGATCGTCCGCCTGATGCCTGTCTTCCAGCGGATGGGACTGCCGGTGATCGCCCTCACGGGGAACGCGGGCTCCACGCTCGGGCGGTACGCGGACGTGACCCTCGACGTGGGGGTGCTGGAGGAGGCGTGCCCTCTCGGGCTGGCGCCCACCGCCTCGACGACGGCGACGCTGGCGATGGGGGACGCGCTGGCGGTCGTCCTCTTCGAGGAGAAGGGGTTCTCCGAGGAAGATTTCGCGATGCTTCACCCCGGCGGCGCCCTCGGGCGCCGCCTGCAGACGATTTCGGACCTGATGCACACGGGGGACGAGATCCCGCTGGTCTCCCCGGACACGCCGCTGAAGGACGCCCTGTTCACGATCAGCGCGAAGCGGCTGGGGGTGACCGGCGTCGTCGACGGCGACGGGCGACTCGTGGGGATCATCACCGACGGCGATATCCGGCGGGCGACCTCGGCGGGCGTGGACCTTTTCAACACGACCGCGGGCGCCGTCATGACCCCTTCCCCCAAGGGGATCGCTTCGACCGAACTGGCGGCGGCGGCGCTGCGGAGGATGGAAGAGTTCTCGATCACCAGCCTGTTCGTCTTCGATCCTCGCGACCCGAATCGCCCTGTGGGGATCGTCCACGTTCACGATCTCTTGAAGGCGGGCGTCGGATGAGCGGCCCGGTGGTGCGCCAGGGAGCTGCGGCGGGGGCGGCGCGGATCCGCCTGTTCCTTACCGACGTGGACGGGGTGCTGACGGATGGAGGAATTCTCTTCGACGCCGCGGGGATGGAGTCGAAGAGGTTCCACGTTCGGGACGGTCACGGGATCAAGATGCTGCAGCGCGCGGGGGTAGCGGTCGGGATCATCACGGGGAGAACCTCCGAGGTGGTCGCGATCCGGGCGCGGGAGCTGGGGATCGACATCGTGCGGCAGGGGGAAAAAGACAAGGTGGCGGCATGGCGCGAGATACTCGCCGGGAGCGGCCTCCTTCCGGTGGAGACCGCATACGCCGGGGACGACATCGTGGATCTCCCGCTGCTGCGCGCCGTCGGGTTCTCGGCGGCGCCCTCCGACGCCGAACCGTACATTCTCGACGCGGTTCACTTCGTCTCGTCACGGCCCGGCGGGCACGGGGCGGTGCGGGAGATCGTCGAGTTCCTCCTCCGGTCGCGCGGGGTGTGGGACGCCGTGACCTCGAAATACTTTTCGGGGGGAGCGGGGGGATGAACGTCCGCCTCCTTCCGTGGGCCGCGATGGCCCTCCTGGTGCTGTCCCTCGCGGTCCGGTTCGCCCTTACGCCGGGCGCAGTCGTCGAGCCGGCGGGGGCGACGGAACCGGAGCCGGCCGGCGGGCCGGAGATCAGGCTGGGGCCCGTGGATGTGCGGGAACTGCACGACGACGGCTCGTGGAACCGGCTCGACGCGGACGGGGCGGTCTACGGGTACGCGAGCGGGACGGTCTCCGCCGACGGCGTGACGGTTTTTCTCGGTGAGGGTTCGCCGTTCGCCGGAACCACCGTCCGCGCGCCGCGGGCGGCGTGGGACCTCGACGGGAAGACGATCGGACTTCCCGAGGGGTGCCGGGTGGCACGGGAGGGAGGGTGGACGGGGGAACTCTCCGCGGCGACGCTGGACCTGGCGGGATCGCTCCTTCGGGTCCCCGGACCGGCGAGGATCGATGGGCCGGGCGTCTCCGTCCAGGGAAAGAACCTCGCCTGGGAATGGCTGGAGGGGAAGCTGACGATGGAGTCACCCACGAGCCGTCTATCGCCGGGGAAGGGTCCCGGTCGGAAGGGGTGAGACCGATGCGGATTCTCCGGATCTTCGGGGCCCTTTCGCTCGTCGCGGCCCTGGCCGGCGTCGCCGGAGCGCAGGAGCGCGGAGGCGAGTCCGCGCGGGACCTGGGCAGCCGTCCGATCGACGTCAACGCCGACCGCCTCAGCGCCGACAATGCGCGCAACACCGTCACCTTCGAGGGAGACGTGGTGGCGCGGCAGGGAGACGTCACGCTCTACGCCGACCGGATCGAGGCCATCTACTCCCGCGAAGCGGGGGCGATCGACCGGATCGAGGCGGTGGGCAACGTCCGGTTCGTACAGGAGGGCCGGGAGGCACTTTCCCCGCGTGCCACCTTCCACAACCTCGAGCAGCGGATCGTCCTCTCCGGGGGCGCGACGCTCCGGCAGGGGCAGAATACCGTCCGGGGAGAGACGCTCACCGTCTTCCTGCGGGAGAACCGGTCCGTGGTGACGGGCGGCAAGGACGGCGGCCGTGTCCAGGCGGTGATCAGCCCCAAGGGGATCGTGGAGACGTCACCGAAGTGACCGGCCCGGAGCACAGGGGACAGGACCCCTACCCGCATCGCCGACGGGGGGACCGGGAAGGGAAGTCCCTCGCGGTGGAGGGACTGAAGAAACGATACCGGCGCCGGGAAGTCGTCAAGGGGGTTTCCCTCGAGGCGCGGTCCGGAGAAGTGGTCGGCCTGCTCGGCCCCAACGGCGCAGGGAAGACGACGATCTTCTATATGATGGTGGGGCTGGTTCGCCCCGACGAGGGCGAGGTGCGGCTGAACGGCGCCGTCGTGACGGAACTCCCGATGCACCGCCGCGCGCGGATGGGGCTGGGCTACCTTCCCCAGGAGCCGTCCGTCTTCCGGAAGCTTTCCGTTCGGGACAACATCCTCGCTTTCCTCGAGGAGACTTCCCTGTCTCCGGGGGAGCGCCGGGATCGCTCCGAGGCGATCCTGCGCGACATGCGCATCGGCCACGTCTCCGACACGATGGGGTACGCCCTGTCCGGTGGGGAGCGTCGCCGCGTCGAGATCGCCCGGGCTCTGGTCCTTTCCCCGGATTTCCTTTTGCTGGACGAGCCGTTCGCGGGCATCGACCCGATTTCCGTGGCCGACCTTCAGCAGGTGATCCTCGGATTAAAAGAGCGCGGGATCGGGGTTATAATGACGGATCATAACGTGCGCGACACGCTCAAGGTCTGCGACCGCGCGTACATCATCTCCGATGGGGAGATCCTCCTCGCGGGAGAGCCCGGGGAGATCGCCGCGTCGGAACGGGTCCGGGAGATCTACCTGGGAGACGGTTTCTCGCTCTGACCGGCGAAGGGGCTTCGATGGCGCTGGAACTCCGACAATCTCTCAAGCTCAGTCAGCAGCTGGTGATGACCCCCCAGCTGCAGCAGGCGATCAAGCTGTTGCAGCTGTCGCGGCTCGAACTGCAGCAGGCGGTGCGGGAGGAGCTGGAGGTCAACCCTGCGCTCGAGGAGACCAGCGAGGAGACCGGCGAGGAAACGGCCGGCGAGGAGGCCCCGACGGTCGAGGTGTTCACACCCCCGACCCCGGAGGAGGGTCCTACGCCGAAGGAAGGCGACGGCCTCATCGACCGCGTGGACTGGGAGTACTACTTCAACGAAGGCTCCCGCGACGGACGCGTGGATCGGGACACCGACGAAGAGGACGGGCGTCCCTACTACGAGAATACCCTCACGCGTCGTCCCGGCCTCACCGAGCACCTCGAGACGCAGCTGCGGCTCCTGGACATCTCCGACGCCGAGCGCGAGATCGCGCTCTACCTGGTCGGCAACATCGATGAAAACGGGTATCTGAAGACTACGGCAGAGGAGGCCGCGCAGGCCCTCTCGCTTCCGGTCGAAGAGGTGGAGCGCGCCATCGCGACGGTCCAGACGCTCGATCCCCTGGGGGTCGGCGCGAGGGACCTGCGGGAATGCCTGATGATCCAGGCCCGGGAAAAGGGCGCGGGGTTCGAGCTTCCGCTCCGGATCCTCGCGGACCACTTCGACCTGTTCTCCAGGGGGGACGTGGCCGGAACCGCGCGTCGGCTCAAGCTTCCGAAGGAGGCCGTCAAGGAGGCGTTCCAGAAGCTCGTCACCCTGTGGCCGAAGCCCGGCCGCGAATACTCGGGGGACGACGTCCACTACATCACCCCCGACGTCTACCTGTTCAAGGTCGATGACCAATGGGTCATCACCCTGAACGACGACGGTCAGCCCCGGCTTCGCCTCTCCTCCTACTACCGGCGCCTGCTGACGGGGGACGCCGAGGGGCTCCCGAAGGAGGATCGGGAGTTCCTGAAGCAGAAGGTCAACGCGGCGCTGTGGTTCATCAAGAGCATCGAGCAGCGCAAGCGCACCATCTACAAGGTCGTGGAGAGCATCGTTAAACTGCAGCGCGATTTCCTCGAGAAGGGTCCCGGCCACCTGCGGCCCCTGACGTTGCGGGACGTCGCCGAGGACATCGAGATGCACGAGTCCACCGTGTCGAGGGTGACCAGCGGCAAGTACGTGAACACCCCCCACGGGATCTTCGAGCTGAAGTACTTCTTCACCTCGGGGCTCAACCGGGAGGGGGGGGAGGAGGATATCGCCTCCAAGTCCGTCAAGGAGAAAATCCGGGAGATCATCCACGCCGAAGGCGGGAACAAGCCGCTCAGCGACCAGGAGTTGATGCGGCTCCTGCGGAATCAGGGGATCCGGATCGCCCGGCGGACCGTGACAAAGTACCGCGCGGCGATGGGACTGCTGGCCTCATCGCGGCGAAAGAAGCAGTTCTGAGCGCCACAGCACCGATTCTGCGGAAGGAGGGGCAACCGTGAACCAGATCAACGTGACGTTCCGGCATGTCGACCCGAGCCAGGCATTGAAGGATTACGTGGTCGGGAAATTGGGAAAGATCGAAAAAGTGGTCGAAAAGTCGTTCGACGCGCACGTCACCCTGTCCGTCGAGAAGTACCGCCACATCGCCGAGGTGTTCCTGACGGCGCGGGGGATCACCATCAAGGCGTTCGAATCCACCGAAGACCTGTACTCCGCCATCGACCTCGTGTGCGACAAGGTCGAGCGCCAGCTGAAGAAGTATCGCGAGAAACGGAAAGAGAAGGGGCAGGCGGTCACCCCCGAGCCGATGGTGTCCGGATCGTCCCTCACGATCGCGGCGGGGGAAGGCCGGCCCAGGATCATCCACTCGGATAACTTCCTGGCCAAGCCGATGACGGTGGAGGATGCGGCGCGTCACCTCGACATGCTCCGGCTCGACGTCGTGATGTTCGTTAACCAGGAGACGAACCAGCCGAGCGTGGTTTTCCGGCAGCAGGACGGCAACATCGGCTTCACGGAGCCGCCGGCCCGATGAGGATCCAGGACATCATTCCCCCGGAGGCCGTGGTGGACGGCCTCCGGGCGGAGACGAAGGAGGGGGTTCTTCGCGAGCTCTCGGAGGCGGTCTGCCGGCGGCTCCCGGCCCTTTCCCCCGCCCGCCTGACCGCGGTCCTGATGGACCGCGAGGGATTGGGGAGCACGGGAATCGGCGAAGGGGTGGCGATTCCCCACGGGAAGATCCCGGGGATCGACCGGCTGGTCGCCGTCTTCGGGCGCAGCCCCGCGGGTGTGCAGTTCGCCTCCCTCGACGGGAAGCCGGCCCGGCTCTTCTTCCTGATCCTCGCCCCGGAGAATTCCGCGGGGATGCACCTCAAGGCGCTTGCGCGCATCTCGCGGCTCCTCAAGGATCAGCGGTTCCGGGCGCGGCTTCTGGCGGCCGACGGTGCCGAGGGGCTTTCGCAGGTCCTCCGGGAAGCGGACGAGCGCGCCTGAGCGGAAAGGAGGGGCCGTGCCCGACTCCGTGCAACCTGCTGTCACGACGATCCACGGCGTTTTCGTCGAGGTCATCGGTCTGGGGGTTCTCCTCACGGGACGCAGCGGGATCGGCAAGAGCGAATGCGCCCTCGACCTCGTCCTCCGGGGCCACCGGTTCGTGGCCGACGACGTGATCCACGTCGACAAGCTCGGTCCGGCCACTCTCGTGGGCCGCGGGGACGATCTCACCTGCCAGCACATGGAGATCCGGGGTCTTGGGATCATCAACATCCGGGATCTGTTCGGGGCGACCGCGACGACGCGGATGAAAAAGATGGAACTCGTGATCCAGGTCGAGGAGTGGGATCCTTCCAGAGAGTACGACCGGCTTGGTCTCGAGGACAGGACCGTCGAGATCCTCGGCGTCCGGCTCCCCTCCCTTCTCGTGCCGATCTCCCCCGGGCGGAACCTGGCGACGATCGTGGAGGTGGCGGTGCGGAACCACCTGCTGAAGCAGCTCGGGGTCCACTCCGCGCGGGAATTCGTCGAGCGCCAGGCGCGTCACGCCGGAGGGGACGGCACCCCGTGACCGCCGTCGACGCGGGCCCGCATCGCGCGGACATCGTCGTCGTGACCGGGCTGTCGGGGGCCGGGAAGAGCACGGCGATCAAGGTGTTCGAGGACCTCGGCTACTATTGTGTGGACAACCTGCCGCCGGTTCTCCTTCCAAAGATCGTCGACGTCGTCTCCGAGGCGCGGGGCGAAGAGGCCCGGGTGGCCCTCGGGATGGACATCCGGGGGCAGGAGTTTCTCCCGGACCTCTCCAGGGTGCTCGACGAACTGCGGGCGGGGCGGAGCGCGGTCCACGTCCTCTTCCTGGACGCCGCGGACGAGGTGCTCGTGCGGAGGTTCAGCGAAACGCGGCGCAAACACCCGCTCGAGGTCAGGGGCGGAGCCCTGGGCGCGATCCGGAAGGAGCGGAGGATCCTCTCGCCGCTGCGGGAGATGGCGGACGCCGTCATCGATACATCCGAGTTCAACGTCCACCAGCTTCGAGACGCGGTTGTGCGACGGTTTCGCCGCGAGGGGGGCGGCGATCTGCAGGTGAGCGTCATCTCCTTCGGGTACCGGTACGGGATTCCCGTCGAGGCGGACATGGTGGTCGACGTCCGGTTCCTCGACAATCCGAACTTTGTTCCGGAACTCAAACGGTTAACCGGCCTTGACCCGGGGGTCCGCGATTATGTCCTGGGGGCCCGCCCGTCGAAAGGGTTCCTGCGCCGCCTGTCGGATCTGTTGCTTTTCCTCCTTCCCCTCTATAGAAAGGAAGGGAAGGCGTACTTCACGCTGGGCGTCGGCTGCACCGGCGGCAGGCATCGGTCCGTCGCGGTCGCGGAGGCGATCGGCGATATTCTCGGGAAGGGGAGGGAAGCGGCCGTCGTGGTCCACCGCGACCTGTCGCGCTCCTCCCTGTCCTCCAAGGGGATGAGATGATCGGAGCGGTCGTCGTTTCCCACGGCGCTTTCGCCACGGAACTGGTACGCGCCGCCGGGATCATCGTCGGGAAGATCGAGGGGGTTGTCGCCGTCGACATTTCCCCCGACATGAGCGTCGAGGCGATCCACGATGCGGTGGAGGGGGCCGTCCGCACGGTCGAGGACGGGGACGGCGTGCTGCTTCTCACCGACATGTTCGGCGGGACGCCCTCCAACATCGGCCTGTCGTTCCTCGGCACGCACCGCGTGGTGGTCCTGACGGGGGTGAACCTGCCGATGATGGTCAAGTTCCCCATGGTCCGGGAGGGGATACCGCTCGACGAACTCGCAACCCAGCTCCAGGAGTGCGGCCATCGCAGCATCATGATTCCGGGGGACATGCTGAAGAAGAAGGCCGAAAAGAAGCCGGAGAAGTAACGGGATGCCCCTGGTGCTCGCCCGCATCGACTGCCGGCTCATCCACGGGCAGGTTGTTGAGGCGTGGGTACCCCACACGTCCGCCGATTCCCTGATCGTCGCCAACGACGACCTCGCCGGGAACCCGTTCCTGCGCTCCGTGATGGAGCTGGCGGTTCCCCCGGCGATCCGCGTCCGCTTCTGTCGCCTCGACGAGGCGATTCCCGTTCTCGCCGACGCCGACCGGAACGGGGAGCGCTCCATCCTGCTCGTCGCCAGCGCAGGGGACGCGGTGGCGCTCCGGAAGGCGGGGGCGAGATTCAACCTCCTGAATATCGGAAATCTCCACTTTTCCGCGGGGAAGGTCGAGATTTCCCCGTCCGTGTTCTTCGCCCAGGAGGATTTCGACGCCCTTGGGTGGCTCCGCTCGCACGGGGTGTCGGTCCTCGTCCAGGGGACGCCGTTCGAGTCGGGAAGGTCGTTCGACGCGGATAGGGAGTAGGGATGGGCTGGCGGTTCCTCCTGGCGGGCCTTCTCGGTGGGGTGTGCTACCTCGACCGGACGGCCGCGTGTCAGCTGATGCTCCACCGCCCTCTCGTCGTCGCCACGCTGATGGGGGCGA
Proteins encoded in this window:
- a CDS encoding phenylphosphate carboxylase subunit delta; translated protein: MSGPVVRQGAAAGAARIRLFLTDVDGVLTDGGILFDAAGMESKRFHVRDGHGIKMLQRAGVAVGIITGRTSEVVAIRARELGIDIVRQGEKDKVAAWREILAGSGLLPVETAYAGDDIVDLPLLRAVGFSAAPSDAEPYILDAVHFVSSRPGGHGAVREIVEFLLRSRGVWDAVTSKYFSGGAGG
- the rpoN gene encoding RNA polymerase factor sigma-54, whose translation is MALELRQSLKLSQQLVMTPQLQQAIKLLQLSRLELQQAVREELEVNPALEETSEETGEETAGEEAPTVEVFTPPTPEEGPTPKEGDGLIDRVDWEYYFNEGSRDGRVDRDTDEEDGRPYYENTLTRRPGLTEHLETQLRLLDISDAEREIALYLVGNIDENGYLKTTAEEAAQALSLPVEEVERAIATVQTLDPLGVGARDLRECLMIQAREKGAGFELPLRILADHFDLFSRGDVAGTARRLKLPKEAVKEAFQKLVTLWPKPGREYSGDDVHYITPDVYLFKVDDQWVITLNDDGQPRLRLSSYYRRLLTGDAEGLPKEDREFLKQKVNAALWFIKSIEQRKRTIYKVVESIVKLQRDFLEKGPGHLRPLTLRDVAEDIEMHESTVSRVTSGKYVNTPHGIFELKYFFTSGLNREGGEEDIASKSVKEKIREIIHAEGGNKPLSDQELMRLLRNQGIRIARRTVTKYRAAMGLLASSRRKKQF
- the hprK gene encoding HPr(Ser) kinase/phosphatase is translated as MPDSVQPAVTTIHGVFVEVIGLGVLLTGRSGIGKSECALDLVLRGHRFVADDVIHVDKLGPATLVGRGDDLTCQHMEIRGLGIINIRDLFGATATTRMKKMELVIQVEEWDPSREYDRLGLEDRTVEILGVRLPSLLVPISPGRNLATIVEVAVRNHLLKQLGVHSAREFVERQARHAGGDGTP
- the lptA gene encoding lipopolysaccharide transport periplasmic protein LptA: MRILRIFGALSLVAALAGVAGAQERGGESARDLGSRPIDVNADRLSADNARNTVTFEGDVVARQGDVTLYADRIEAIYSREAGAIDRIEAVGNVRFVQEGREALSPRATFHNLEQRIVLSGGATLRQGQNTVRGETLTVFLRENRSVVTGGKDGGRVQAVISPKGIVETSPK
- the lptB gene encoding LPS export ABC transporter ATP-binding protein codes for the protein MEGLKKRYRRREVVKGVSLEARSGEVVGLLGPNGAGKTTIFYMMVGLVRPDEGEVRLNGAVVTELPMHRRARMGLGYLPQEPSVFRKLSVRDNILAFLEETSLSPGERRDRSEAILRDMRIGHVSDTMGYALSGGERRRVEIARALVLSPDFLLLDEPFAGIDPISVADLQQVILGLKERGIGVIMTDHNVRDTLKVCDRAYIISDGEILLAGEPGEIAASERVREIYLGDGFSL
- the raiA gene encoding ribosome-associated translation inhibitor RaiA → MNQINVTFRHVDPSQALKDYVVGKLGKIEKVVEKSFDAHVTLSVEKYRHIAEVFLTARGITIKAFESTEDLYSAIDLVCDKVERQLKKYREKRKEKGQAVTPEPMVSGSSLTIAAGEGRPRIIHSDNFLAKPMTVEDAARHLDMLRLDVVMFVNQETNQPSVVFRQQDGNIGFTEPPAR
- the kdsA gene encoding 3-deoxy-8-phosphooctulonate synthase — encoded protein: MRRVSIANRFGVGPGCPLLLIAGPCVLESEELALSVAAFLADLAARLPFNVVFKGSFDKANRSSRASYRGPGEAEGLRILAKVRERHGLPVTTDVHDPRQAAAVAPGVDLLQIPAFLCRQTDLLVAAGETGVAVNIKKGQFMAPWDMRNAVEKVVSTGNENVLVTERGTTFGYNNLVVDFRGLPEIRESVCPVVFDATHSVQLPGGAGNVSSGERKYVAPLARAAVAAGVDGLFLEIHPDPDRALSDGPNSLHLADVEPLLRTLLAIRAAAGEEAADEK
- a CDS encoding PTS sugar transporter subunit IIA, producing the protein MIGAVVVSHGAFATELVRAAGIIVGKIEGVVAVDISPDMSVEAIHDAVEGAVRTVEDGDGVLLLTDMFGGTPSNIGLSFLGTHRVVVLTGVNLPMMVKFPMVREGIPLDELATQLQECGHRSIMIPGDMLKKKAEKKPEK
- the rapZ gene encoding RNase adapter RapZ; the encoded protein is MTAVDAGPHRADIVVVTGLSGAGKSTAIKVFEDLGYYCVDNLPPVLLPKIVDVVSEARGEEARVALGMDIRGQEFLPDLSRVLDELRAGRSAVHVLFLDAADEVLVRRFSETRRKHPLEVRGGALGAIRKERRILSPLREMADAVIDTSEFNVHQLRDAVVRRFRREGGGDLQVSVISFGYRYGIPVEADMVVDVRFLDNPNFVPELKRLTGLDPGVRDYVLGARPSKGFLRRLSDLLLFLLPLYRKEGKAYFTLGVGCTGGRHRSVAVAEAIGDILGKGREAAVVVHRDLSRSSLSSKGMR
- a CDS encoding PTS sugar transporter subunit IIB — translated: MPLVLARIDCRLIHGQVVEAWVPHTSADSLIVANDDLAGNPFLRSVMELAVPPAIRVRFCRLDEAIPVLADADRNGERSILLVASAGDAVALRKAGARFNLLNIGNLHFSAGKVEISPSVFFAQEDFDALGWLRSHGVSVLVQGTPFESGRSFDADRE
- a CDS encoding KpsF/GutQ family sugar-phosphate isomerase; this translates as MRNDRIERAGRVLAVEAAAIEGLRGKLDERFGKAVDLLMAARGKVIVSGMGKSGLIARKIAATLASTGTPAFFLHPAEGIHGDIGMVLRGDVVIALSNSGETEEIVRLMPVFQRMGLPVIALTGNAGSTLGRYADVTLDVGVLEEACPLGLAPTASTTATLAMGDALAVVLFEEKGFSEEDFAMLHPGGALGRRLQTISDLMHTGDEIPLVSPDTPLKDALFTISAKRLGVTGVVDGDGRLVGIITDGDIRRATSAGVDLFNTTAGAVMTPSPKGIASTELAAAALRRMEEFSITSLFVFDPRDPNRPVGIVHVHDLLKAGVG
- a CDS encoding PTS sugar transporter subunit IIA is translated as MRIQDIIPPEAVVDGLRAETKEGVLRELSEAVCRRLPALSPARLTAVLMDREGLGSTGIGEGVAIPHGKIPGIDRLVAVFGRSPAGVQFASLDGKPARLFFLILAPENSAGMHLKALARISRLLKDQRFRARLLAADGAEGLSQVLREADERA